A part of Paraburkholderia azotifigens genomic DNA contains:
- a CDS encoding LysR family transcriptional regulator, with amino-acid sequence MAKLPDFEGLAMFAKVAEEGSFAAAARTMGVSVATVSRGVARLEDRLGARLFNRTSRQLSLTEFGRTICEKAGEIYRQAEEAESAAREMSVQPRGLVRLAVPMSFGLRWVAPLLPGFFRAYPEVSIDLHLSDAPVDLVADGFDAALRIAALPDSSLVARRLCAVTQFVVASPDYLQREGRPAHPRELVDRPCLSYAYRARSDVWRFTNDAGQEEPVMPTGPLRVTNSDALLPTLLDGLAIAELPEFIAGEYLANGRLEAILTDWSLTKGGLYFVTPSARARPAKVAALSDYFADHLSDPTWRWPK; translated from the coding sequence ATGGCGAAGCTGCCTGATTTCGAAGGACTTGCGATGTTCGCGAAGGTCGCCGAGGAGGGGTCGTTTGCGGCTGCGGCGCGTACGATGGGCGTGTCGGTGGCGACCGTCTCGCGCGGCGTAGCCCGCCTTGAAGACCGGCTGGGCGCACGGCTTTTCAACCGCACGTCGCGCCAGCTGTCGCTCACCGAGTTCGGCCGGACGATCTGCGAGAAAGCCGGCGAAATTTACCGGCAGGCCGAGGAAGCGGAAAGCGCAGCGCGCGAAATGTCGGTGCAGCCGCGCGGGCTGGTGCGCCTCGCCGTACCGATGTCGTTCGGGCTGCGCTGGGTCGCGCCGCTGCTGCCTGGCTTTTTTCGCGCCTATCCGGAGGTGTCGATCGACCTGCATCTATCGGATGCGCCCGTCGATCTGGTCGCCGATGGTTTTGACGCCGCGCTGCGTATCGCCGCCTTGCCGGATTCGTCGCTCGTGGCGCGGCGGCTGTGCGCGGTGACGCAATTCGTGGTGGCGTCGCCGGACTATCTGCAGCGCGAAGGACGGCCCGCGCATCCGCGCGAGCTGGTGGACCGGCCGTGTCTCTCGTACGCGTACCGCGCACGTAGCGACGTGTGGCGTTTCACGAACGATGCGGGCCAGGAAGAACCGGTGATGCCGACCGGCCCGCTGCGCGTGACGAATTCCGATGCGCTGTTGCCCACGCTGCTAGATGGCCTTGCGATCGCCGAACTGCCCGAATTCATCGCCGGTGAATATCTGGCCAATGGTCGTCTCGAAGCGATCCTGACTGACTGGTCACTGACGAAGGGCGGTCTCTACTTCGTGACGCCGTCGGCGCGTGCGCGGCCCGCGAAGGTGGCGGCGCTGTCCGATTACTTCGCCGACCATCTCTCCGATCCCACGTGGCGATGGCCAAAGTGA
- a CDS encoding SDR family NAD(P)-dependent oxidoreductase: protein MARKLDNKIALVTGATSGIGLATAERFAAEGAHVYLTGRRQAELDAAVKGIREAGGKATGVRVDSTKLGELDALYAQIKEEQGRLDVLFANAGGGSMLPFGNITEEHFDDTFNRNVKGVLFTVQKALPLLAKGASVILTGSTAGSAGTAAFSVYSASKAAVRSFARNWILDLKDRHIRVNTISPGATRTPGLLDLAGDDAAQRQGLADYLAAQIPMGRLGEPNEIASAALFLASDEASFVNGIELFVDGGQQQI, encoded by the coding sequence ATGGCACGCAAGCTCGACAACAAGATCGCACTCGTCACGGGCGCAACCAGCGGCATCGGCCTCGCTACCGCCGAGCGTTTCGCGGCTGAAGGCGCGCACGTCTATCTCACGGGCCGCCGTCAGGCCGAACTCGATGCTGCCGTGAAGGGCATCCGCGAAGCGGGCGGCAAGGCGACGGGTGTACGCGTCGACTCCACGAAGCTCGGCGAGCTCGACGCGCTGTATGCGCAGATCAAGGAAGAACAGGGACGGCTCGACGTGCTGTTCGCCAACGCAGGCGGTGGTTCGATGCTGCCGTTTGGCAACATCACCGAAGAGCACTTCGACGACACCTTCAATCGCAATGTGAAGGGCGTGCTGTTCACGGTGCAAAAGGCGCTGCCGCTGCTGGCCAAGGGGGCATCGGTGATTCTCACGGGTTCGACGGCAGGCAGCGCGGGCACGGCGGCGTTCAGCGTGTATTCGGCTTCGAAGGCGGCAGTACGTTCCTTCGCACGCAACTGGATTCTCGATCTCAAGGACCGCCATATCCGCGTGAACACGATCAGCCCGGGTGCGACCCGCACGCCCGGCCTGCTCGATCTGGCCGGTGACGACGCCGCGCAACGTCAGGGTCTTGCCGACTACCTGGCTGCGCAGATCCCGATGGGACGTCTGGGCGAACCCAATGAAATCGCGAGCGCAGCGCTGTTCCTCGCCTCGGACGAAGCGAGCTTCGTGAACGGCATCGAGTTGTTCGTCGATGGCGGTCAACAGCAGATCTGA
- a CDS encoding pirin family protein, translating to MIEHRPFLSLGAIRRDWLDARLHFRFHETGRTGHAPLGPLYVLNDDEFAPRSGFGLHAHRDVEVVTWVRSGAITHEDDAGNRARLVADSVQAMSAGAAILHAERNEENVPARLFQIWLRPRMPGGAPRWATRVCSPELREGRFVTLASGDPDDVDAGALPINTDARVRIATLREGTRVQHTLPMPGSAYLVADHGRLEVGHVCLAPRDGVAVRNEAQVTLTARDDTDVVIVELLKQGD from the coding sequence ATGATCGAACATCGTCCTTTTCTCTCGCTTGGCGCAATCCGGCGCGACTGGCTCGATGCACGGCTGCATTTCCGCTTCCATGAAACCGGGCGCACCGGCCATGCGCCGCTGGGCCCGCTTTACGTGTTGAACGACGATGAATTTGCGCCGCGTTCGGGTTTCGGTCTGCATGCTCATCGCGACGTCGAGGTTGTCACATGGGTGCGCTCGGGCGCGATCACGCACGAAGATGATGCGGGTAATCGCGCGCGGCTCGTCGCCGATTCCGTTCAGGCGATGAGTGCAGGCGCTGCGATCCTTCACGCCGAGCGCAACGAGGAAAACGTACCCGCGCGGCTTTTTCAAATCTGGTTGCGCCCGCGCATGCCGGGCGGTGCGCCGCGCTGGGCCACGCGAGTCTGTTCGCCCGAACTGCGCGAAGGCCGCTTTGTCACGCTTGCAAGCGGCGATCCGGATGACGTGGACGCGGGCGCACTTCCCATCAATACCGATGCACGCGTGCGTATTGCAACCCTACGAGAAGGCACAAGAGTGCAACACACGTTGCCGATGCCAGGTTCCGCCTACCTGGTTGCCGATCATGGGCGACTCGAGGTGGGACACGTCTGCCTCGCGCCACGCGATGGGGTTGCGGTTCGCAATGAAGCGCAAGTTACGTTGACGGCGCGCGACGACACAGATGTCGTGATCGTCGAGCTCTTGAAACAGGGCGACTGA
- a CDS encoding Cache 3/Cache 2 fusion domain-containing protein, translated as MNNRTSGSFLSRMILVLALCVMGTSVSLFHTSSRAQSSESVKQAMTLLKSKTAKLGAPVVKGEDSVAGKQVPALYFGATKMNNNFAVVDEVKQAMGGTATLFVKSGDDFVRVATNVQKTDGSRAIGTVLDPKGKAISAIRQGDAYYGDADILGKPYVTGYEPIHDSSGTVIGIYYVGYPKPQ; from the coding sequence ATGAATAACAGGACAAGTGGCAGTTTTCTTTCGCGCATGATTCTTGTGCTGGCACTGTGCGTAATGGGAACATCCGTTTCGTTGTTCCATACGAGTAGTCGTGCACAATCATCAGAGTCCGTCAAACAAGCCATGACTTTGCTTAAGAGTAAGACTGCGAAGTTGGGCGCACCGGTCGTAAAAGGCGAGGACTCTGTTGCAGGAAAGCAGGTGCCAGCGTTGTACTTTGGTGCAACCAAGATGAATAACAACTTCGCTGTGGTCGATGAGGTCAAGCAGGCGATGGGCGGCACCGCGACGTTGTTCGTGAAAAGCGGCGATGACTTCGTTCGTGTGGCGACAAACGTGCAGAAAACCGACGGATCGAGGGCCATCGGGACTGTCCTCGATCCAAAGGGCAAGGCAATTTCCGCCATTCGCCAGGGCGATGCGTACTACGGTGATGCTGATATTCTTGGCAAACCCTATGTGACGGGTTATGAACCGATACACGATTCCAGCGGGACCGTCATCGGTATCTACTACGTAGGCTATCCAAAACCGCAGTGA
- a CDS encoding DUF3455 domain-containing protein, with product MFRNYLHSGFATVIVSILSACATTPADPVSSSIDPPQAERVMTLVASGVQTYSCEFDAQHHLSWVFKSPQATLYDERGHAAVWHIAGPTWGAQDGSRITGRVLAQRASETPASIPQLLLETHSTSGVGVLSVVRYVQRVHTVGGLMPTAPCSTEHENGSSPYFADYVFYR from the coding sequence ATGTTCAGGAATTATCTGCACTCTGGCTTTGCGACGGTCATTGTATCGATCCTGTCTGCGTGTGCGACGACGCCAGCAGATCCAGTCAGTTCTTCCATCGACCCGCCTCAGGCCGAGCGCGTGATGACGTTGGTGGCATCTGGCGTGCAGACCTATTCGTGTGAGTTCGACGCGCAACATCATCTGAGTTGGGTGTTCAAGAGCCCACAAGCGACGCTGTACGATGAAAGGGGGCATGCGGCAGTCTGGCACATCGCCGGACCGACATGGGGGGCGCAAGACGGAAGCCGGATTACAGGGCGGGTGCTTGCGCAGCGTGCGAGCGAAACGCCGGCGAGCATACCGCAACTCCTGCTCGAAACTCATAGCACGTCCGGCGTCGGCGTGCTGTCGGTTGTCCGGTATGTGCAGCGAGTGCACACCGTTGGAGGATTGATGCCGACAGCACCGTGTTCGACGGAACACGAAAACGGTAGCTCGCCCTATTTTGCGGATTACGTTTTCTATCGGTAG
- a CDS encoding FAD-binding oxidoreductase, which yields MLPTGSLADAAAELAATFRGQLLKPADAGYEDARKVHNGLVDARPALIAKCHGVADVVGALEVARKLGLEVAVRGGGHNVAGRAMIDDGLVVDLSLMRGIHVDPESRTAWAQGGVTWGELNRETQLHGLAVTGGVVSSTGIAGLTLGGGVGWLMGKYGLALDNLRAVNLVTADGKVLRASKDREPELFWALRGGGGNFGVATSLEYALHAVGPTIMGGPIVHPIERARALLEFFRDSTRSLSDEQTLYATLTHAPDGSGKEVAVLVASHCGLSEDAERAMRPLKQFGHPIVDAVGPMPYCQLNRMLDANFPKGALNYWKSSFLTELSDAAIDTMIRCFARCPTTMGQLLLEHFHGAVTRVDVSDTAFPHRREGYNFLVLAQWMQPENSDACIAWARETYEAMQPFFAEGRYVNYLDDDDTGEQAAAYGPNYRRLQQIKARYDPTNFFHVNQNIRPLA from the coding sequence ATGCTGCCGACTGGATCCCTGGCCGACGCTGCGGCCGAGCTTGCTGCCACCTTCCGGGGGCAGCTTTTGAAACCCGCGGATGCCGGCTATGAGGACGCGAGAAAAGTCCACAACGGTCTCGTCGACGCGCGGCCCGCCCTGATCGCCAAATGCCACGGCGTGGCCGACGTTGTCGGAGCTCTGGAAGTCGCCCGAAAACTCGGCCTTGAGGTTGCCGTTCGCGGCGGCGGTCACAACGTGGCCGGACGGGCGATGATCGATGACGGGTTGGTGGTCGATCTCTCGCTGATGAGGGGCATCCACGTCGATCCAGAAAGTAGAACAGCCTGGGCGCAAGGCGGTGTTACCTGGGGCGAGCTCAATCGCGAGACGCAGTTGCATGGCCTGGCTGTCACCGGCGGTGTGGTCTCCAGCACGGGTATCGCCGGGCTGACTCTCGGGGGCGGGGTGGGGTGGCTGATGGGCAAATACGGCCTGGCACTCGACAACCTGCGGGCGGTGAATCTCGTCACCGCCGACGGTAAAGTGTTGCGAGCAAGCAAGGACCGGGAGCCCGAGCTGTTCTGGGCGCTTAGAGGCGGCGGCGGAAACTTCGGCGTCGCCACGAGCCTGGAGTATGCACTTCACGCGGTTGGACCAACCATTATGGGCGGCCCGATCGTCCACCCGATCGAACGTGCGCGCGCCCTGCTCGAATTCTTCCGCGACAGCACACGATCGCTCTCTGACGAGCAGACGTTGTACGCGACGCTGACGCATGCGCCGGACGGCTCCGGCAAGGAAGTGGCTGTCCTCGTCGCCAGTCATTGTGGATTGTCGGAAGACGCCGAACGAGCCATGCGGCCGCTCAAACAGTTCGGGCATCCCATTGTCGATGCCGTTGGGCCGATGCCGTATTGCCAGCTCAACAGGATGCTCGACGCCAATTTCCCGAAAGGCGCTCTCAACTACTGGAAGTCAAGCTTCCTCACCGAGCTGAGCGACGCTGCGATCGACACCATGATCAGATGCTTCGCGCGGTGTCCAACAACAATGGGCCAATTGCTGCTCGAGCATTTCCACGGTGCGGTCACCCGCGTAGATGTGAGCGATACGGCCTTCCCTCACCGCCGTGAAGGCTATAACTTCCTGGTGCTCGCTCAATGGATGCAACCGGAGAACTCCGACGCATGCATCGCGTGGGCTCGCGAGACCTACGAAGCGATGCAGCCTTTCTTTGCCGAGGGTCGCTACGTCAACTATCTGGACGACGATGACACGGGCGAGCAGGCTGCAGCATACGGTCCCAACTACCGACGTCTTCAGCAGATCAAGGCCAGATACGATCCGACGAACTTCTTCCACGTGAACCAGAACATCCGTCCGCTGGCCTGA
- a CDS encoding CheR family methyltransferase, protein MGSLLSELLRVVVLGGSAGSLNELRTIIGALPRDPGFAALVITHLDPGEESQLADILQAESRVPVEKLVHLRKIEHDRVYVLPENAGVIALDGHFRLTRRQAGPNLVIDACLASLAQDPDLNGAVVILSGTGQDGAAGLVDLKASGGFVIAQKPQTASHQGMPTAAIDTGLVDEVLSPEEMAACLVRRFGDPARREEIADGQTDDTDALGVALSLVQQKTGINLVYVKDVNLRRRFLRRVLLQKDRDVAAYLQLLRTDAREAAALRDDILIGVTAFFRDAEFVNVLRQSVIPALLEMDDDPIRVWVPACSTGEEVYTIATLLKDALDRAALHRRVQIFGTDINEASIEVARAGRYSSSSIDDVPEAFRESTFAATSGGYVVRKSIRDMCVFARHNVLTHAPFSGMGLISCRNLLIYLRKEAQQHVLEALHYSCRPDGFVLLGRAEAASGAEGFEHAGAPHLYRKIPVAKRQQALFPIDALRPWSSEGGALPARRPQPVDPVIEAATRTALERYAPPGFVVDEKGDVVQFRGDVSDLVAPASGEASLALPRLLNPELNVPVRTALIEARRTGQPVRRERVPLGDKRYALEVLPVGAEDLVPHFLVTLQPLPLESLTAPSTNSDPHPAHGHLQELERTVTTLSDELEATQAQLKAVVAEFESANEELRTANEEMLSTNEELQSANEELLLAKQELESANQELGSLNDELRTRNEQLDRANDDLSNLVEGIPLPVVLLDKQLRLRHFSPQAQVLFRFPQDSVGQPMAQLSHLFSTGDLERMVLSAVQGLADVEREYQDTEGHWWLVNVRAYRTADDRIDGAVLSVQDIDELKRAVDTAQTAQRDAERANTAKDNFLGLVSHELRAPLNVIASWAAVLKAASERGLNTDEKTALRAVETILRQCQSQAELIDDLLDVSRITSGRFALDSQPVDFAAAVRTVVEGHRPAAATKDMTLVTSGLHDQAVVSGDARRLQQVVSNLIGNALKFTPQGGRVEVALTRLGPLIELSVADNGIGVNPDLLPHLFDRFMQSDMSRTREYGGLGLGLSIVKHLVAAHGGTVAASSEGEGRGTRLTVRLPLAQCAVTGQDSAAPVSNRSATLGGLSLLLVDDDRQALEALAYLLRGHGAQVQTASGTREALACLAAGSFDILVSDVAMPGADGYALLRSVRERESGRRRVYALALSGLASLQDRDAAIAAGFDDHLPKPVNAQALLEKLLLGRGR, encoded by the coding sequence ATGGGGTCGTTGCTTTCAGAGTTGTTACGGGTGGTCGTACTGGGAGGGTCAGCAGGCAGCCTGAACGAGCTGCGCACGATCATCGGCGCGCTGCCACGCGATCCCGGCTTCGCCGCACTTGTCATCACGCACCTTGATCCAGGCGAGGAAAGCCAGCTTGCCGACATCCTGCAGGCAGAATCGCGCGTGCCGGTCGAAAAACTGGTGCATCTGCGCAAGATCGAGCATGACCGGGTCTACGTGCTCCCCGAAAACGCTGGCGTGATCGCGCTGGACGGGCACTTTCGCCTCACTCGCCGTCAAGCCGGCCCAAATCTGGTGATCGACGCCTGCCTTGCGTCGCTCGCACAGGATCCGGACCTGAACGGCGCGGTCGTCATCCTCTCCGGAACGGGTCAGGATGGCGCCGCGGGCCTGGTGGACCTGAAGGCTTCCGGTGGTTTCGTCATTGCCCAGAAGCCGCAAACGGCCAGCCATCAGGGCATGCCCACAGCGGCGATCGACACCGGCCTGGTGGACGAGGTGCTGTCACCGGAAGAGATGGCCGCATGCCTTGTCCGACGCTTCGGCGACCCTGCGCGCCGGGAAGAGATAGCCGATGGGCAGACGGATGACACCGACGCGCTCGGCGTCGCGCTGTCGCTTGTACAGCAGAAGACGGGCATCAATCTCGTCTACGTCAAGGACGTGAACCTGCGCCGGCGCTTCCTGCGCCGCGTGCTGCTGCAGAAGGACCGTGACGTTGCCGCCTACCTGCAGCTGCTGCGTACCGATGCGCGTGAGGCTGCGGCGCTTCGCGACGACATCCTGATCGGCGTGACCGCATTCTTCCGGGATGCCGAGTTTGTCAACGTGTTGCGCCAATCAGTGATTCCGGCTCTGCTGGAGATGGACGACGATCCGATCCGTGTCTGGGTGCCTGCCTGCTCGACAGGTGAAGAGGTCTACACGATCGCTACGCTGCTGAAGGACGCGCTCGATCGCGCGGCGCTGCATCGCCGGGTGCAAATTTTCGGCACCGATATCAACGAGGCGTCGATCGAGGTTGCCCGCGCAGGCCGGTACAGTTCAAGCTCGATCGACGACGTACCCGAGGCTTTCCGCGAGAGCACTTTCGCCGCGACCTCCGGCGGCTACGTTGTGCGCAAGTCGATTCGCGATATGTGTGTGTTCGCCCGCCACAACGTGCTGACCCACGCTCCCTTCTCCGGCATGGGTCTGATCAGTTGCCGAAACCTGCTGATTTACCTGCGCAAGGAGGCGCAGCAGCATGTGCTGGAGGCGTTGCATTACTCTTGCCGCCCCGACGGATTCGTGCTGCTCGGCCGCGCGGAGGCAGCATCGGGTGCGGAAGGCTTCGAGCACGCGGGCGCGCCACACCTGTACCGCAAGATTCCGGTGGCCAAGCGGCAGCAGGCGCTGTTCCCGATAGATGCATTGCGGCCATGGTCGAGCGAAGGAGGCGCGCTACCCGCTCGCCGCCCGCAGCCAGTGGATCCGGTTATCGAAGCAGCCACCCGCACGGCGTTGGAGCGCTATGCCCCGCCCGGCTTCGTTGTCGACGAGAAGGGTGACGTGGTGCAGTTCCGCGGCGACGTCTCTGATCTGGTAGCGCCGGCAAGCGGCGAAGCTTCGCTAGCCCTGCCGCGCCTGCTGAACCCTGAGCTGAATGTGCCGGTGCGCACCGCGCTGATCGAAGCCCGGCGGACGGGACAGCCGGTGCGGCGCGAACGCGTGCCGCTGGGCGACAAGCGATACGCGCTTGAGGTACTACCCGTGGGCGCCGAAGACCTTGTCCCGCATTTTCTGGTTACGCTGCAGCCGTTGCCCCTCGAATCGCTCACGGCGCCCAGCACGAACTCCGACCCGCACCCAGCACACGGCCATTTACAGGAACTGGAGCGCACGGTCACAACGCTTTCTGACGAACTCGAGGCGACACAGGCGCAGTTAAAAGCTGTCGTGGCCGAGTTCGAATCCGCGAATGAGGAGTTGCGCACCGCGAATGAGGAGATGCTCAGCACCAACGAGGAACTGCAAAGCGCCAACGAGGAGCTGCTACTGGCCAAGCAGGAGCTGGAGTCAGCTAACCAGGAACTTGGCTCGCTCAACGACGAGCTCAGGACGCGGAATGAGCAGCTCGACCGCGCCAACGATGACCTGAGTAACCTCGTCGAAGGCATCCCGTTGCCGGTGGTCTTGCTCGACAAACAGTTGCGGCTACGTCATTTCTCGCCGCAGGCCCAGGTGCTGTTCCGGTTCCCGCAAGACAGCGTCGGGCAGCCAATGGCGCAGCTAAGTCACCTGTTCTCTACCGGCGACCTGGAGCGCATGGTGCTTTCCGCCGTCCAGGGGTTGGCGGACGTGGAGCGCGAATACCAGGACACCGAGGGCCATTGGTGGCTGGTCAACGTGCGCGCTTACCGGACGGCTGACGACCGGATCGACGGCGCTGTGCTCTCCGTGCAGGACATCGACGAGCTCAAGCGTGCCGTCGACACGGCACAGACCGCCCAGCGCGACGCTGAGAGAGCCAATACTGCCAAGGACAATTTCCTGGGTCTCGTCTCGCACGAACTGCGCGCGCCTCTAAACGTTATCGCCAGCTGGGCGGCGGTTCTCAAGGCGGCCAGCGAACGTGGGCTGAACACCGACGAGAAGACCGCGCTACGCGCGGTGGAGACGATCCTGCGTCAATGCCAGTCACAGGCAGAGTTGATCGATGACCTGCTGGATGTCTCGCGCATTACCTCCGGCCGCTTCGCGCTCGACTCCCAGCCGGTCGACTTCGCGGCGGCCGTGCGCACCGTGGTAGAAGGTCATCGGCCGGCAGCGGCGACGAAGGATATGACGCTCGTCACCTCCGGGCTGCACGACCAGGCCGTCGTCAGCGGCGACGCGCGCCGCCTGCAGCAGGTGGTGTCCAACCTGATCGGCAACGCGTTGAAGTTCACGCCGCAGGGTGGTCGCGTCGAGGTCGCACTTACGCGGCTGGGCCCGCTGATCGAACTCTCGGTCGCCGACAACGGCATCGGTGTGAATCCCGACCTGCTGCCTCATCTGTTCGATCGTTTCATGCAGTCCGACATGAGCCGCACGCGCGAATACGGTGGACTGGGATTGGGGCTGTCGATCGTCAAGCACCTGGTCGCGGCGCATGGCGGCACAGTGGCAGCCAGCAGCGAAGGCGAAGGCCGCGGTACGCGGCTCACCGTGCGGCTGCCTTTGGCGCAATGCGCAGTGACCGGGCAGGATTCGGCGGCGCCTGTTTCGAACCGTTCGGCCACGCTGGGTGGCCTGTCGCTCCTGTTGGTCGACGATGACCGGCAGGCGCTGGAGGCGCTGGCTTACCTGCTGCGTGGCCATGGCGCGCAGGTGCAGACGGCCTCCGGCACGAGGGAGGCGCTAGCCTGTCTCGCGGCCGGCTCGTTTGATATCCTCGTGAGCGATGTCGCCATGCCGGGCGCCGACGGATACGCGCTGCTGCGCAGCGTTCGCGAACGAGAAAGCGGCCGGCGGCGCGTCTACGCGCTGGCGCTCAGCGGCCTCGCCTCGCTGCAGGACCGGGACGCGGCGATCGCCGCGGGCTTCGACGACCATCTGCCCAAGCCGGTGAATGCCCAGGCGCTGCTGGAGAAGCTCCTGCTCGGCCGTGGCCGATGA
- a CDS encoding lipocalin family protein: MKKKIIAIALAGTALLLGACTYIPRPGPVGNRAVPQPTRPVNLTEYMGQWYEQFRYEASFEKDMDDVTATYSLNDDGTVKVINRGRKPGGSGDFRESVGKAKIADPETNAKLKVSFFGPFYGNYWVLDHADDYDWAIVGEPSGRYLWVLTRAAHPAPSVLASLEARVKALGYDWSLVRVTKQSGPY, from the coding sequence ATGAAAAAAAAGATTATCGCCATTGCGCTGGCCGGAACGGCACTGCTTCTGGGAGCCTGCACGTACATTCCCCGACCCGGGCCGGTCGGCAATCGCGCCGTGCCGCAGCCGACCCGGCCGGTCAACCTCACCGAATACATGGGCCAGTGGTACGAACAATTTCGCTACGAGGCGTCGTTTGAGAAGGACATGGACGATGTCACAGCGACGTACTCGCTCAACGACGACGGCACGGTCAAGGTCATCAATCGCGGCCGTAAACCGGGCGGCTCTGGGGATTTCAGGGAATCGGTCGGCAAAGCGAAAATCGCGGACCCAGAAACGAATGCAAAACTGAAAGTTTCATTCTTCGGGCCGTTCTACGGGAATTACTGGGTGCTAGATCATGCCGACGATTATGACTGGGCAATTGTCGGCGAGCCGTCGGGCCGTTACCTGTGGGTACTGACGCGCGCAGCGCACCCCGCACCCAGCGTCCTGGCCAGTCTGGAGGCTCGCGTGAAAGCACTTGGTTACGATTGGTCGCTCGTCAGGGTGACGAAACAGAGCGGACCGTATTGA